Proteins found in one Herbiconiux sp. A18JL235 genomic segment:
- a CDS encoding GntR family transcriptional regulator, whose translation MTSTEANPPPVVRELRTVSAVDAVGDDLRRRMFAGELVGGELLKEAVVAAEYGVSRSTAKAAIEKLTAEGLLERSANRSARVPRLTAADVHDIYRTRLRLESSALRELAAARRAPREAAEANARVRAAGAAVGGAGVAGTAGEPGSAGRAPSVDGEGASGAVVGGARAVGTAGGPGSAIASVEPDMRFHAALVEAIGSERLERMYGSLVGEARLCMVQVQGRSLLAVDRIADEHDEILRRLAAGDADGAVEVLTVHLTRASERLEAALDA comes from the coding sequence GTGACCAGCACCGAGGCGAACCCACCGCCCGTGGTGCGCGAGTTGCGCACGGTCTCCGCGGTCGATGCCGTCGGCGACGACCTGCGGCGGCGCATGTTCGCGGGGGAGCTCGTGGGCGGCGAGCTGCTCAAGGAGGCGGTGGTCGCGGCGGAGTACGGCGTGTCGCGGTCGACGGCGAAGGCGGCGATCGAGAAGCTGACCGCCGAGGGGTTGCTCGAGCGGTCGGCGAACCGCTCGGCGCGGGTTCCGCGGCTGACTGCCGCCGACGTGCACGACATCTACCGCACCCGCCTGCGTCTCGAGAGCTCGGCGCTGCGCGAGCTCGCCGCCGCGCGCCGCGCGCCACGCGAGGCGGCGGAAGCGAACGCGCGCGTGCGCGCCGCGGGGGCGGCGGTGGGCGGCGCCGGGGTCGCGGGCACGGCGGGTGAGCCGGGGTCGGCGGGCCGCGCGCCGTCCGTCGACGGCGAGGGCGCGTCGGGAGCGGTTGTGGGTGGCGCCAGGGCCGTGGGCACGGCGGGTGGGCCGGGGTCGGCGATCGCGTCGGTGGAGCCCGACATGAGATTTCACGCGGCGCTGGTGGAGGCCATCGGCAGCGAGCGGCTCGAGCGCATGTACGGGTCGCTCGTCGGCGAGGCGCGTCTGTGCATGGTGCAGGTGCAGGGTCGGAGTCTGCTCGCGGTCGACCGGATCGCCGACGAGCACGACGAGATCCTCCGTCGTCTCGCCGCGGGTGACGCCGACGGTGCCGTCGAGGTGCTCACCGTCCACCTCACCCGGGCCAGCGAGCGCCTCGAGGCCGCCCTCGACGCCTGA
- a CDS encoding L-fuculokinase, with translation MNTLVAGLDLGSTGVKMLVADEHGTEVLIRQLPTPWVAGPGGTTTMTAADLVATLRELVALVDSDLRELRGPEVRIGALAVSGMGESGVVLGADGEPVAPAIAWFDPRGAEQVDALPPTIRDEFAGRTGLPLGVQVSVIKLLHLRDEGLDLTGARWLNLPEFAVAALGGEQAAEYSLSSRTGLLDQDTGAPWPELLAHLGVTADFLPPFVDAGTLLGEATADWLPASFAGARLTVAGHDHLVSAVSTGEFPDDRYHVSMGTAEVLLRVLDAPLPFDARARLADRLINCVRHVVPGNWVLVAGVKTGLIMRRTLQLVGVNDRAGRDALDAAVMAQPYQGVLQDGDVEVTGARNDDGVLRLVVRADGAGPADLFGAVLRHGNDELALLVAAMDAEVPPATSALLTGGWASMRSVQRARSQVLAGVRVSDRAQDTAYGAAVFASRLLTPTSTPASAPTSTA, from the coding sequence ATGAACACGCTCGTCGCAGGGCTCGACCTCGGCAGCACCGGTGTGAAGATGCTCGTCGCCGACGAGCACGGCACCGAGGTGCTCATCCGCCAGCTGCCGACGCCGTGGGTCGCCGGCCCCGGCGGCACCACCACGATGACCGCCGCCGATCTGGTCGCCACGCTGCGCGAGCTCGTCGCGCTCGTCGACTCCGATCTGCGCGAGCTCCGCGGCCCCGAGGTGCGCATCGGCGCGCTCGCCGTGTCGGGCATGGGGGAGTCGGGTGTGGTGCTCGGCGCCGACGGCGAGCCCGTCGCCCCGGCGATCGCCTGGTTCGACCCGCGCGGAGCCGAGCAGGTCGACGCCCTCCCACCCACCATCCGCGACGAGTTCGCCGGTCGCACCGGCCTGCCGCTCGGTGTGCAGGTCTCGGTGATCAAGCTCCTCCACCTGCGCGACGAGGGCCTCGACCTCACCGGCGCCCGCTGGCTGAACCTCCCCGAGTTCGCCGTCGCCGCCCTCGGCGGCGAGCAGGCCGCCGAGTACTCCCTCTCCTCCCGCACCGGCCTCCTCGACCAGGACACCGGAGCCCCCTGGCCCGAACTGCTCGCCCACCTCGGCGTCACCGCCGACTTCCTGCCGCCCTTCGTCGACGCAGGCACCCTGCTCGGCGAGGCGACCGCCGACTGGCTCCCCGCATCCTTCGCCGGTGCACGGCTCACCGTGGCCGGGCACGACCACCTGGTCTCGGCCGTGTCGACCGGCGAGTTCCCCGACGACCGATACCACGTGTCGATGGGCACCGCCGAGGTGCTGCTGCGGGTTCTGGATGCGCCCCTCCCGTTCGACGCGCGCGCCCGGTTGGCCGATCGGCTGATCAACTGCGTGCGCCACGTCGTTCCGGGAAATTGGGTGCTCGTCGCGGGCGTCAAGACCGGACTCATCATGCGACGCACCCTGCAGCTCGTCGGCGTGAACGATCGCGCCGGCCGGGACGCCCTCGACGCTGCCGTGATGGCGCAGCCCTACCAGGGCGTGCTGCAAGACGGCGACGTCGAGGTGACGGGCGCCCGCAACGACGACGGCGTGCTGCGACTCGTCGTGCGCGCCGACGGGGCGGGCCCTGCCGACCTGTTCGGCGCGGTGCTCCGCCACGGCAACGACGAGCTCGCACTGCTCGTCGCCGCGATGGACGCCGAGGTGCCGCCCGCGACCTCCGCCCTGCTCACGGGCGGCTGGGCGAGCATGCGCTCGGTGCAGCGCGCCCGCTCGCAGGTGCTCGCCGGGGTGCGCGTCTCCGACCGGGCGCAGGACACCGCCTACGGGGCCGCTGTCTTCGCCTCCCGCCTCCTCACCCCCACCTCGACTCCCGCCTCGGCCCCCACCTCGACCGCCTGA
- a CDS encoding LacI family DNA-binding transcriptional regulator encodes MATMQDVAALAGVSAKTVSRVFNDDPHVLPDTRLRVEDAMRSLNYVPNVLARTFRAGRSSSVGVAVPDVVDPFFASIVRAVESVCSAAGLTTLVTSIGDDPARERSVLEALLRTQLMGLVLAPVASSHAWLAPWMETTPIEFVDRAPVDLDADHFVEDDRDGSYLATRHLLDHGHTRVAFLADQTHPPSSRRRLGGYTEALTDAGVALDERLIAFDAGSDEGAGRELDRLSRLASPPTAVFSSNARVTMHAFGALKSSGAAFVGFGDFPMADRLTPAVTVIDQDPAHLGRLAATRALERFATPDARYEPATVVPVGLTVRHSCGCP; translated from the coding sequence ATGGCCACCATGCAAGACGTCGCCGCGCTGGCGGGAGTGAGCGCCAAGACGGTGTCGCGGGTGTTCAACGACGACCCGCACGTGCTGCCCGACACCCGTCTGCGCGTCGAAGACGCCATGCGGAGCCTCAACTACGTGCCGAACGTGCTCGCCCGCACCTTTCGGGCGGGGCGGTCGTCGAGTGTGGGCGTGGCGGTGCCCGATGTCGTCGATCCCTTCTTCGCCTCGATCGTGCGCGCCGTCGAGAGCGTGTGCTCGGCGGCCGGGCTCACCACGCTGGTGACGAGCATCGGCGACGACCCGGCGCGCGAACGCTCGGTGCTCGAGGCGCTGTTGCGCACGCAGTTGATGGGGCTGGTGCTCGCGCCGGTCGCCTCGAGTCACGCCTGGCTCGCGCCCTGGATGGAGACGACCCCGATCGAGTTCGTCGACCGCGCGCCGGTCGACCTCGACGCCGACCATTTCGTCGAAGACGACCGCGACGGCTCGTACCTCGCCACCCGGCACCTGCTCGACCACGGGCACACGCGAGTGGCCTTCCTCGCCGATCAGACGCATCCGCCGAGCTCACGGCGCCGACTCGGCGGCTACACCGAGGCGCTGACGGATGCGGGGGTCGCCCTCGACGAACGCCTCATCGCCTTCGACGCCGGCAGCGACGAGGGCGCGGGGCGCGAGCTCGACCGGCTGAGCCGGCTCGCCTCGCCACCGACAGCCGTGTTCTCATCGAACGCACGCGTGACGATGCACGCGTTCGGGGCGTTGAAGAGCTCGGGCGCGGCGTTCGTGGGGTTCGGCGACTTTCCGATGGCCGACCGGCTCACGCCCGCCGTCACGGTCATCGACCAAGACCCGGCCCACCTCGGCCGTCTCGCCGCCACCCGCGCCCTCGAACGATTCGCCACGCCCGACGCGCGCTACGAGCCCGCCACCGTCGTGCCCGTCGGCCTCACCGTGCGCCACTCCTGCGGCTGCCCGTAG